A DNA window from Phragmites australis chromosome 11, lpPhrAust1.1, whole genome shotgun sequence contains the following coding sequences:
- the LOC133884502 gene encoding uncharacterized protein LOC133884502 isoform X1, translating into MADPDELGRRLNAVGVSDSPTALESSSNNLFQVMRAVEDAEATIRQQLEENSRLKDELMLKTQELHRIRSEATNQTSFRGIDQDRTLETHINTFPSAPLGNKTEASKWFTTSSSPPIQQSTLPGHQNGAGDPMLEDAMKHKYLEASQANGIPRKFSGDQSAADSGVQSQLSTPTSRSLSPTRNRKEGDYDSRFNLAGQGLLPVSELNSNIIWKQDLLAKVKEHEEEIAQLRRHLADYSVKEAQILNEKHVLEKRIAYMRMAFDQQQQDLVDAASKALSYRQDIIEENIRLTYALQAAHQERSTFVSSLLPLLSKYNLQPSVLDAQSIVSNLKVLFKHLQEKLIITEEKLKESQYQITPWRAESSNNTSAAAQPPSHPPIKANLDIVPQQAYSHVQSPVSSPAQGRRDWDLLGNENRQVIPSEVAAASAEHDSFGRTSPSTSNQNTKDVVPQGSEHGSRVVRFKFESKDQNPSFKDLVTSDASENLEGTEAQIPQEPSTQWGSGGSPNLASGLDDANPPYPYLPTVLEEPSSSFSEAAEDDPLPAIEGLRITGEAFPGRELQASGYSINGTTSCNFEWVRHLDDGSVNFIEGARQPTYLVTADDVDSLLAIEVQPLDDRQRKGEIVKVYANDQRKITCDPETKEIIKKILSIGHVSYEVLLPVRFLDMWEPAVLAIKREGYSIKCNGQRGVVITEKFQQAMTINIPYGRPTEFSILSTDGAEYNLKPAENAPSRDTIVLILRLFRMKAVEKSKGRRKGIFFK; encoded by the exons ATGGCCGATCCCGACGAGCTCGGCCGGAGGCTTAATGCTGTCGGCGTCTCGGACTCCCCCACCGCCCTGgagagcagcagcaacaacctCTTCCAAGTGATGCGCGCCGTGGAGGACGCCGAGGCTACCATCCGGCAGCAG CTGGAGGAGAACAGTCGCTTGAAGGACGAGCTGATGCTCAAGACGCAGGAGCTCCACAGAATT AGGTCAGAAGCGACAAACCAAACTTCATTTCGTGGGATTGATCAGGATCGCACTCTCGAGACTCACATAAACACCTTCCCAAGTGCTCCGCTTGGCAATAAGACAGAGGCCTCAAAATGGTTCACTACAAGTTCTTCGCCGCCAATTCAACAAAGCACTCTTCCTGGTCATCAGAATGGAGCTGGGGATCCCATGTTGGAGGATGCCATGAAGCACAAATACCTCGAGGCCAGCCAGGCTAATGGAATACCGAGGAAATTTTCAGGGGACCAGAGTGCTGCTGACAGTGGTGTCCAATCCCAGCTATCTACTCCGACATCTCGTTCACTTTCACCAACTAG AAACCGCAAAGAAGGAGACTATGATTCTAGGTTCAACCTAGCTGGACAAGGTTTGTTGCCTGTGTCAGAGCTGAACTCAAACATCATCTGGAAGCAG GATCTTCTTGCTAAGGTTAAAGAACATGAGGAGGAGATTGCACAATTAAGAAGGCATCTCGCTGATTATTCTGTGAAG GAAGCCCAAATACTTAACGAGAAACATGTCTTGGAAAAGCGCATAGCATATATGCGCATG gCGTTTGATCAGCAGCAACAAGATTTGGTTGATGCTGCATCAAAAGCTTTGTCCTACAGACAAGATATTATTGAAGAAAACATCCGTCTGACATATGCATTACAG GCAGCGCATCAAGAGAGATCAACATTTGTATCGTCTTTATTGCCTCTTCTATCAAAATATAACCTGCAGCCTTCTGTTCTTGATGCTCAATCTATTGTCAGCAATCTGAAG GTTTTGTTTAAGCATTTGCAAGAGAAACTTATAATTACTGAG GAAAAACTGAAGGAATCACAGTACCAGATTACTCCATGGCGCGCTGAATCTTCAAACAATACAAGTGCTGCTGCACAGCCGCCTTCTCATCCTCCT ATCAAAGCCAACCTTGACATTGTGCCCCAGCAAGCATATTCTCACGTACAATCTCCAGTTTCTTCTCCTGCTCAAGGTAGACGTGATTGGGATTTGTTAGGGAATGAAAACCGTCAGGTCATCCCAAGTGAGGTTGCTGCAGCAAGTGCAGAGCATGATAGCTTTGGAAGGACCTCGCCTTCAACAAG TAACCAAAATACGAAGGATGTTGTCCCTCAAGGATCTGAACATGGTTCTCGTGTTGTCCGATTTAAGTTCGAATCCAAGGATCAAAACCCCTCATTCAAAGACCTCGTTACGAGTGATGCCTCAGAAAATCTTGAGGGAACCGAAGCCCAAATTCCACAAGAACCTTCTACACAATGGGGTTCTGGAGGCTCACCTAATTTGGCGTCTGGCCTTGATGATGCAAATCCACCATACCCTTATCTTCCGACCGTCCTTGAGGAGCCTAGTTCTTCTTTTTCTGAAG CTGCAGAGGATGATCCGCTGCCAGCCATTGAAGGGCTGCGAATCACAGGCGAAGCTTTTCCTGGAAGAGAACTTCAAGCAAGTGGGTACTCCATCAATGGGACCACAAGTTGTAATTTTGAG TGGGTACGCCATTTGGACGATGGATCAGTAAATTTCATAGAAG GTGCAAGGCAGCCCACATATTTGGTAACTGCTGATGACGTGGACTCTTTACTAGCTATTGAAGTCCAGCCTCTGGATGACAGACAAAGAAAG GGGGAGATTGTGAAGGTTTATGCTAATGATCAAAGAAAAATTACATGTG ATCCTGAAACCAAGGAGATCATTAAGAAAATTCTTTCAATTGGGCATGTTTCTTATGAAGTTCTGTTACCT GTTAGATTTTTAGATATGTGGGAACCAGCTGTTTTGGCAATAAAGAGGGAAGGTTACAGCATTAAGTGTAATGGACAGCGCGGTGTCGTCATTACAGAGAAATTCCAGCAAGCCATGACT ATCAATATCCCATATGGACGTCCTACTGAATTTTCTATTCTGTCTACTGATGGAGCTGAGTACAATCTAAAGCCTGCAGAAAATGCCCC atCACGAGATACCATTGTTCTAATACTAAGGCTGTTCAGAATGAAG GCTGTTGAGAAGagcaaaggaagaagaaagggcaTCTTCTTCAAGTAG
- the LOC133884502 gene encoding uncharacterized protein LOC133884502 isoform X2, giving the protein MADPDELGRRLNAVGVSDSPTALESSSNNLFQVMRAVEDAEATIRQQLEENSRLKDELMLKTQELHRIRSEATNQTSFRGIDQDRTLETHINTFPSAPLGNKTEASKWFTTSSSPPIQQSTLPGHQNGAGDPMLEDAMKHKYLEASQANGIPRKFSGDQSAADSGVQSQLSTPTSRSLSPTRNRKEGDYDSRFNLAGQGLLPVSELNSNIIWKQDLLAKVKEHEEEIAQLRRHLADYSVKEAQILNEKHVLEKRIAYMRMAFDQQQQDLVDAASKALSYRQDIIEENIRLTYALQAAHQERSTFVSSLLPLLSKYNLQPSVLDAQSIVSNLKVLFKHLQEKLIITEEKLKESQYQITPWRAESSNNTSAAAQPPSHPPIKANLDIVPQQAYSHVQSPVSSPAQGRRDWDLLGNENRQVIPSEVAAASAEHDSFGRTSPSTSNQNTKDVVPQGSEHGSRVVRFKFESKDQNPSFKDLVTSDASENLEGTEAQIPQEPSTQWGSGGSPNLASGLDDANPPYPYLPTVLEEPSSSFSEAAEDDPLPAIEGLRITGEAFPGRELQASGYSINGTTSCNFEWVRHLDDGSVNFIEGARQPTYLVTADDVDSLLAIEVQPLDDRQRKGEIVKVYDFI; this is encoded by the exons ATGGCCGATCCCGACGAGCTCGGCCGGAGGCTTAATGCTGTCGGCGTCTCGGACTCCCCCACCGCCCTGgagagcagcagcaacaacctCTTCCAAGTGATGCGCGCCGTGGAGGACGCCGAGGCTACCATCCGGCAGCAG CTGGAGGAGAACAGTCGCTTGAAGGACGAGCTGATGCTCAAGACGCAGGAGCTCCACAGAATT AGGTCAGAAGCGACAAACCAAACTTCATTTCGTGGGATTGATCAGGATCGCACTCTCGAGACTCACATAAACACCTTCCCAAGTGCTCCGCTTGGCAATAAGACAGAGGCCTCAAAATGGTTCACTACAAGTTCTTCGCCGCCAATTCAACAAAGCACTCTTCCTGGTCATCAGAATGGAGCTGGGGATCCCATGTTGGAGGATGCCATGAAGCACAAATACCTCGAGGCCAGCCAGGCTAATGGAATACCGAGGAAATTTTCAGGGGACCAGAGTGCTGCTGACAGTGGTGTCCAATCCCAGCTATCTACTCCGACATCTCGTTCACTTTCACCAACTAG AAACCGCAAAGAAGGAGACTATGATTCTAGGTTCAACCTAGCTGGACAAGGTTTGTTGCCTGTGTCAGAGCTGAACTCAAACATCATCTGGAAGCAG GATCTTCTTGCTAAGGTTAAAGAACATGAGGAGGAGATTGCACAATTAAGAAGGCATCTCGCTGATTATTCTGTGAAG GAAGCCCAAATACTTAACGAGAAACATGTCTTGGAAAAGCGCATAGCATATATGCGCATG gCGTTTGATCAGCAGCAACAAGATTTGGTTGATGCTGCATCAAAAGCTTTGTCCTACAGACAAGATATTATTGAAGAAAACATCCGTCTGACATATGCATTACAG GCAGCGCATCAAGAGAGATCAACATTTGTATCGTCTTTATTGCCTCTTCTATCAAAATATAACCTGCAGCCTTCTGTTCTTGATGCTCAATCTATTGTCAGCAATCTGAAG GTTTTGTTTAAGCATTTGCAAGAGAAACTTATAATTACTGAG GAAAAACTGAAGGAATCACAGTACCAGATTACTCCATGGCGCGCTGAATCTTCAAACAATACAAGTGCTGCTGCACAGCCGCCTTCTCATCCTCCT ATCAAAGCCAACCTTGACATTGTGCCCCAGCAAGCATATTCTCACGTACAATCTCCAGTTTCTTCTCCTGCTCAAGGTAGACGTGATTGGGATTTGTTAGGGAATGAAAACCGTCAGGTCATCCCAAGTGAGGTTGCTGCAGCAAGTGCAGAGCATGATAGCTTTGGAAGGACCTCGCCTTCAACAAG TAACCAAAATACGAAGGATGTTGTCCCTCAAGGATCTGAACATGGTTCTCGTGTTGTCCGATTTAAGTTCGAATCCAAGGATCAAAACCCCTCATTCAAAGACCTCGTTACGAGTGATGCCTCAGAAAATCTTGAGGGAACCGAAGCCCAAATTCCACAAGAACCTTCTACACAATGGGGTTCTGGAGGCTCACCTAATTTGGCGTCTGGCCTTGATGATGCAAATCCACCATACCCTTATCTTCCGACCGTCCTTGAGGAGCCTAGTTCTTCTTTTTCTGAAG CTGCAGAGGATGATCCGCTGCCAGCCATTGAAGGGCTGCGAATCACAGGCGAAGCTTTTCCTGGAAGAGAACTTCAAGCAAGTGGGTACTCCATCAATGGGACCACAAGTTGTAATTTTGAG TGGGTACGCCATTTGGACGATGGATCAGTAAATTTCATAGAAG GTGCAAGGCAGCCCACATATTTGGTAACTGCTGATGACGTGGACTCTTTACTAGCTATTGAAGTCCAGCCTCTGGATGACAGACAAAGAAAG GGGGAGATTGTGAAGGTTTATGATTTTATCTGA